The nucleotide sequence ATGAAAACAGATAATCACAAGGTCATTATGACAAAAATCACATTTTGTCCATATCGAATCGGCCACATTTTGGCAAGATTCATAAAAATTTCATAAAAAATTCATTAAAATTTTAAAAAGCCAATTCACGTGTACTGATGCACACGCTGAATTGGCTTTTTGCTATGTTAAAATAAGTTTTTTACATTCGTTTTTGGATTGTATTCGTATAACATCCATTGGCTTTCATCAATCACTTGCAGCATCAATTTCTGATTTTGCCAAAATAACGAATGTACTCTAGTAAACTGTTCAATTTTTGTTCCGTTCATCACATCATAAAGGTAAGTGTCTGGAACAAAGCTAGGCTCGGAAAATACATCAGCAACTACATATTGGCCTGTTGGGTCAAGGGACATTTGTTCAATGACAAGTGACTTTTCATGCTCTTTCGGCTCTAATCTGGCAATTTCGGTAAATGTTTTTTGCTCACGATTATATTTAAGGATCGTTACTCGATATCATTGGCATTAAAAGAAAAACTTTTAACCTGAATTATTCATAGTAACTTACTGATAACCTTGTAAATGCTTATTTATCAGGTAATCCAGCTAATTTAGTCATTCATTCAAATTGTCACTAAGATAGGGTTCCAGCCAATAATCAACAAACCTTCACTATTCCCAAATATAACAGGAGGTTCTACGATTGTAGATACCCCTGTTTCATTTGGATTTGAACCCCTTATTTCAGCAATTTTTAATAATGGTGGTGATATGGGTAAGGGTGCGGATAACCATATCCAATACCTGGTCCGCCTAAACCAAGTCCTGGATAAAAACCTAACCCTGAGCCTGGTCCACCTAAACCAAGCCCTGGTGCGAAACCAAAGCCTGAACCTGGACCACCTAAGCCAAGTCCTGGATAAAAACCAGGTCCTAAACCTGGTCCGCCTAAACCAAGTCCTGGTCCAAAACCTAACCCGGAACCTGGTCCGCCTAAACCAAGTCCTGGTGAAAAGCCAAATCCGGAACCTGGTCTGCCTAAACCAAACCTTTGATCTGTCAGCATATGGGCATAATTAGTAGGAATCATTTTCATCCTCCTCATTTAATTTTACAGTACAGCATATTCATTTTTGGGATAAATTCTTGGGTATATGTCCAGAATCAACGAATTTATATAGACATAAGCCGATTCTAGATTTTCGACTGAATACATTTCGATTTTTTGGGTTCTTTCAAACCCAAAGTCATCTTTTGTATCCTCTTTTTCTTTGCTACATCCTATTAAAAGTATTGATAGGCTTAAAATAAAAATGGCTATCCAAGAGTCATGAATTGACTATTTGAATAGCCCATCTTTCATACTGTAAGGTATTCAGCAATTACAATATTTCGATATACCCTTCTGTTCCATTGACAAGAATCCGTTGCCCATCTTTTATCAGTTTGGTGGCATTTTCCACTCCGACAACTGCTGGTAAGCCATATTCGCGTGCTATAACAGCTCCATGGGTCATCAGTCCACCAACTTCGGTGACTAGTCCTTTTATGGATACAAACAATGGCGTCCAGCTAGGGTCAGTAAAGGAAGTGATTACTATATCTCCATCTTCTAAATCAGCATCTTCCATATTTAAGATGACACGAGCGCGTCCCTCTATAACTCCTGAAGAAACCGGCAGACCTACAATAGCTTCGGCTGGGAGATTTTCTCGTTTGTATTCACCGG is from Bacillus sp. (in: firmicutes) and encodes:
- a CDS encoding spore coat protein, whose protein sequence is MLTDQRFGLGRPGSGFGFSPGLGLGGPGSGLGFGPGLGLGGPGLGPGFYPGLGLGGPGSGFGFAPGLGLGGPGSGLGFYPGLGLGGPGIGYGYPHPYPYHHHY